The DNA window TTTATAATATTAGGGATTTTAGCTGCTTTAATAGGATTCCTAAAATTCAACTGGCATCCTTCTACTATATATATGGGTGATACAGGAAGTCAATTTCTTGGTGCATTCCTGGCAGCAATTGGTATAATTTATTTCTGGAATCATCCTGATGGTAATGGAGTACACATTTGGTCAAAACAAATTCTTACCGCAGTAATAATTTTCAGTATCCCAATAATTGATACAACAACAGTGGTAATTAAACGTCTTTCCAAAGGGAAATCGCCATTTGTAGGAGGAAAAGACCACACAACTCATCATATTTCATATCTTGGCTTTTCCGATAAACAGGTAGCATATATTTATTCGGCAATTTCAATATTATCAATGACCATAACAGTTATTGCAGTAAATTACATCAACAACTGGAGTTATTTTCATATCGCTATTTATTCTCTGTATTTTATAATTTTATTTGTTATACTTTTTGTTATTGCAAATCGTAATATCAAATAAATATTTATAGTTTATGATTTTTAAAAAAATTTTTTTATTCATTTTATTTTTAGCAACCATAGCATTATTTATGGTATGTTTTAATTTTTCTACAAATAAACCTGACAGCGATACAGATTATCAAAAAGCATTTTATAAAAACTATAAGATTTTTTCTGTTGAAATTCCCGACTCTATTGATTTTGCAGGCGAAAAAGTTGAAACCAATCGTTATGATGTCAGAGAAGGAATTGATCGTGAACTCCTGGTAAATACATACTGGCAATCACAAACATTAATGCTTATAAAAAAAGCATTCCGATGGTTTCCAATTATAGAGCCTATTTTGAAGAAAAACGGAATTCCTGAAGATTTTAAATATCTTGCTGTTGCAGAAAGCGGACTTACAAATAATATGATATCTTCTGCTGGCGCTACAGGTATGTGGCAATTCATTAAAGAAAGTGCTATCAAATATGGACTTGAAGTTAATGACTATATTGATGAACGTTATAATGTTGAGAAATCAACACTTGCTGCTTGCAAATATATTAAAGAAGCTTATGCCATTTATAAAAGCTGGACAATGGCTGCCGCATCTTATAATGTTGGAATTGGTTCTATTTCAAAATCAATTGAATTTCAAAAAACAAATAATTATTACGACCTCTATTTGAACTCGGAAACGGCCAGATACGTTTATCGAATTATTGCGTTAAAACTTATTTTAGGTAATCCTAAAGATTATGGTTTCTTTCTGAGGCTTAAAGACCTTTATCCTCCAATACCAACACGTACTGTAAAAGTGGATTCATCAATTAAAGATCTTGTCAGCTTTGCAAAAAATTTCAATTTAAACTATAAAATTCTTAAGGATTTTAATTTATGGCTTAGAAAATCGTCACTCGAAAATATCTCAGGAAAAACATATTATTTTACTTTACCAAAAGAAGGCTTTATAACATATGATTCTCTGCAGGCGAATATGAGTGATGAACCATTTTTATCACCCGATAGTCTGAACGAATAACATACAGACGCATTATGAATTACGAAGATGAATACTTCTTATAACACTGATGTACTGTTAAAACAATCCGAATCATCCGGCGAACCTGAATTCATATCAGTTCTGGGCGCAAGAGTTCATAACCTGGATAATGTT is part of the Bacteroidales bacterium genome and encodes:
- a CDS encoding lytic transglycosylase domain-containing protein, with the protein product MIFKKIFLFILFLATIALFMVCFNFSTNKPDSDTDYQKAFYKNYKIFSVEIPDSIDFAGEKVETNRYDVREGIDRELLVNTYWQSQTLMLIKKAFRWFPIIEPILKKNGIPEDFKYLAVAESGLTNNMISSAGATGMWQFIKESAIKYGLEVNDYIDERYNVEKSTLAACKYIKEAYAIYKSWTMAAASYNVGIGSISKSIEFQKTNNYYDLYLNSETARYVYRIIALKLILGNPKDYGFFLRLKDLYPPIPTRTVKVDSSIKDLVSFAKNFNLNYKILKDFNLWLRKSSLENISGKTYYFTLPKEGFITYDSLQANMSDEPFLSPDSLNE